From a region of the Drosophila virilis strain 15010-1051.87 chromosome 3, Dvir_AGI_RSII-ME, whole genome shotgun sequence genome:
- the trn gene encoding carboxypeptidase N subunit 2, whose translation MQKLQKLICICSCILISIWVSQTEALANCPPGCQCDDNTLVVQCGEGQLDVLPIALNPSIQRLVIKSNKIKTIDSSIQFYAELTFLDLSQNHLMTIPQRTFAYQKKLQEVHLNHNKIGQISNKTFMGLSAVTVLNLRGNLISELHQGTFSPLLKIEELNLGENRVGFIDPKAFDGLKQLRILYLDDNALTSVPDPVIFQAMPSLAELFLGMNSLLTVQSGAFQDLKGLTRLELKGASLQNISHDSFLGLEELRVLDLSDNRLPRIPSVGLSHLVRLEQLSLGQNDFELISEGAFVGLKQLKRLDINGALKLKRVMTGAFAANGNLEYLNLSSNKMLVEVQEGALSGLPHLRHVVLKANALTSLAEGLFPWKDLTTLDLSENPLSCDCRVMWLRNLLIAKNASQEDQLTELLCEFPERLRGEALKHLNPTLMGCTHTDPRKQALIGALLVGSAATITALALVLYRCRHKIREYLKGGVWGNSALGRKEREYQKTFCDEDYMSRLQHHPCSLGIHSTFPNTYTAPHQATASAPHHHYGMCPMPINDLNAVDGQHKFQQLQVPITATLMHEKKLNNNKSLAGSVDDSASFVLHMKTATMGREQQQAQLQQQHQLQQQQLQQQHPHQSKLNHYTKPQFLAATATVADSCYSYADVPMVHAPQQLRVTHEHFKQREQREPRDFEADAINGEMMDPNYIYSNAHYSLPLEQMGRNKTPTPPPVPPALPLRNGLCATTGRRSFQQKTPAHNNNTSTMRQFTH comes from the coding sequence atgcagaAACTACAAAAGTTGATCTGCATCTGCAGCTGCATCTTGATCAGCATCTGGGTTAGCCAAACGGAGGCGCTGGCGAATTGCCCGCCCGGCTGCCAGTGCGATGACAACACCTTGGTTGTGCAGTGCGGCGAGGGGCAGCTGGATGTGCTGCCGATAGCATTGAATCCATCCATACAGCGTCTGGTCATCAAGAGCAACAAAATCAAGACCATCGACTCGTCCATACAGTTCTATGCGGAGCTGACGTTCTTGGATCTATCGCAGAACCATTTGATGACCATACCGCAGCGCACGTTCGCCTACCAAAAGAAACTGCAGGAGGTGCATTTGAATCACAATAAAATTGGCCAGATTAGCAATAAGACCTTCATGGGCCTATCTGCGGTAACCGTGCTCAATTTGCGTGGCAATCTCATCTCGGAACTGCATCAGGGCACATTTTCGCCGTTGCTGAAAATAGAGGAACTTAACTTGGGCGAGAATCGCGTTGGATTTATAGATCCCAAGGCTTTTGATGGTCTGAAACAGCTgcgtattttgtatttggatgACAATGCGTTGACCTCAGTGCCAGATCCTGTCATATTCCAGGCCATGCCCAGCTTGGCGGAACTATTTCTGGGCATGAACTCATTGCTGACCGTACAATCGGGCGCATTCCAGGATCTGAAGGGCCTGACACGCTTGGAGCTGAAGGGCGCCAGCTTGCAGAATATCTCGCATGACAGTTTCCTGGGTCTGGAGGAGCTGCGCGTCTTGGATCTTTCTGACAATCGCCTGCCGCGCATTCCCTCCGTAGGTCTCAGTCACTTGGTGCGTCTGGAGCAACTGTCGTTGGGCCAAAACGATTTTGAGCTGATCAGCGAGGGAGCCTTTGTGGGTCTGAAGCAGCTGAAACGACTAGACATCAATGGTGCACTTAAACTAAAGCGTGTTATGACCGGCGCCTTTGCGGCCAATGGAAATCTGGAGTATCTTAATTTGTCCTCCAACAAAATGCTTGTGGAAGTGCAGGAGGGCGCACTCAGTGGACTGCCGCATCTGCGTCATGTCGTGCTGAAAGCGAATGCCTTGACTTCACTGGCTGAAGGTCTTTTCCCGTGGAAGGACTTAACCACATTGGATCTATCCGAGAATCCCTTGTCTTGCGATTGTCGCGTCATGTGGCTGCGCAATCTGTTGATAGCCAAGAATGCCAGCCAGGAGGATCAGCTGACCGAGCTGCTTTGTGAGTTTCCCGAACGTCTGCGTGGCGAGGCACTGAAACACCTGAATCCCACGCTCATGGGCTGCACACACACCGATCCACGCAAACAGGCGCTGATTGGTGCTCTACTGGTGGGCTCTGCTGCAACGATTACCGCCTTGGCTCTGGTCTTGTATCGCTGCCGTCATAAGATCCGCGAGTATCTCAAGGGCGGAGTCTGGGGCAATTCGGCGTTGGGTCGCAAGGAGCGCGAATATCAGAAGACCTTCTGCGATGAGGATTATATGTCGCGTCTGCAGCACCATCCCTGCTCGCTGGGCATACACTCCACCTTCCCGAACACCTATACGGCGCCACATCAGGCAACTGCATCTGCCCCGCATCATCACTATGGCATGTGCCCGATGCCCATCAATGATTTGAATGCTGTCGATGGCCAGCACAAGTTCCAGCAGCTGCAGGTACCCATAACGGCCACATTGATGCACGAGAAGAaactgaacaacaacaagagtttGGCGGGCAGCGTCGATGATAGCGCCAGCTTTGTGCTGCACATGAAGACGGCCACAATGGGGCgtgaacagcagcaggcgcaactgcaacaacaacatcagctgcaacaacaacagttgcaacaacaacatccacACCAGTCTAAGCTCAATCACTATACAAAGCCGCAGTTTCTGGCTGCCACCGCCACCGTGGCTGATTCCTGCTATTCGTATGCGGATGTGCCCATGGTGCATGCcccgcagcagctgcgcgtCACCCACGAACACTTCAAGCAACGCGAGCAACGTGAGCCGCGCGACTTTGAAGCCGATGCAATTAACGGCGAAATGATGGATCCCAATTACATCTACAGCAATGCCCACTATTCGCTGCCACTGGAGCAGATGGGGCGCAACAAGACGCCGACTCCGCCGCCGGTGCCGCCAGCGTTGCCGCTGCGGAATGGCCTCTGTGCCACCACCGGACGTCGTTCCTTTCAGCAAAAGACGCCAGCACACAACAATAATACGAGCACTATGCGCCAGTTTACGCACTGA